From the Burkholderia glumae LMG 2196 = ATCC 33617 genome, one window contains:
- a CDS encoding acyl-CoA dehydrogenase — MSYIAPVKDMLFVMKELAGIDDVAKLPGFEDAGFDTAQAVLDESAKFCGEVLAPLNVEGDRQPSAWRDGEVAATAGFGEAFRQFAAGGWQGLQHPAEYDGQGLPKLIATACIEMLNAANLSFALCPLLTDGAIEALLTAGSDAQKARYVPKLVSGEWTGTMNLTEPQAGSDLALVRARAEPQGDGSYKVFGTKIFITWGEHDMADNIVHLVLARTPGAPEGVKGISLFIVPKFLVNEDGSLGARNDVHCVSIEHKLGIKASPTAVLQYGDHGGAIGHLVGEEHRGLEYMFIMMNAARFGVGMQGIGVAERAYQKAAAFAKERVQSRPVDGSAKQSVTIIHHPDVRRMLGTMRALTEGARALAYVAAAHSDHAHAHPDEAERKRHQAIYEYLVPVVKGWSTEMVNEVASLGVQIHGGMGFIEETGAAQYYRDARILAIYEGTTAIQANDLVGRKTVRDGGAVAKALAAAIGETVEALGAHDSPACAAMRRHLSEGLKSFEAVIEFVVANTKGDPNAVFLGSVPYLKLAGIVLGGWQMARALLAAVRLREHDTAFYDAKIAIAQFYAQHVLVQAPGIAASIVTASGTDSVLALTEDQF; from the coding sequence ATGAGCTACATCGCGCCCGTCAAGGACATGCTGTTCGTGATGAAGGAGCTGGCCGGCATCGACGACGTCGCGAAGCTGCCGGGCTTCGAGGACGCCGGCTTCGACACCGCGCAGGCCGTGCTCGACGAGTCCGCGAAGTTCTGCGGCGAGGTGCTCGCGCCGCTCAACGTCGAGGGCGACCGGCAGCCGAGCGCGTGGCGCGACGGCGAGGTGGCGGCGACCGCCGGCTTCGGCGAGGCATTCCGGCAGTTCGCCGCGGGTGGCTGGCAGGGACTCCAGCATCCGGCCGAATACGACGGCCAGGGGCTGCCGAAGCTGATCGCCACGGCCTGTATCGAAATGCTGAACGCCGCCAACCTGTCGTTCGCGCTCTGTCCGCTGCTGACCGACGGCGCGATCGAGGCGCTGCTGACGGCCGGCAGCGACGCGCAGAAGGCACGCTACGTGCCGAAGCTGGTATCGGGCGAATGGACCGGCACGATGAACCTGACCGAGCCGCAGGCCGGCTCCGATCTCGCGCTGGTGCGCGCGCGCGCGGAACCGCAGGGCGACGGCTCGTACAAGGTGTTCGGCACCAAGATCTTCATCACCTGGGGCGAGCACGACATGGCGGACAACATCGTCCACCTCGTGCTGGCGCGCACGCCGGGCGCACCCGAAGGCGTGAAGGGCATTTCGCTGTTCATCGTGCCGAAGTTCCTGGTGAACGAGGACGGCAGCCTGGGCGCGCGCAACGACGTGCATTGCGTATCGATCGAGCACAAGCTCGGCATCAAGGCGAGCCCGACCGCGGTGCTGCAATACGGCGACCACGGCGGCGCGATCGGCCATCTGGTCGGCGAGGAGCACCGCGGCCTCGAATACATGTTCATCATGATGAACGCCGCGCGCTTCGGCGTGGGCATGCAGGGCATCGGCGTGGCGGAGCGCGCCTACCAGAAGGCCGCCGCGTTCGCGAAGGAGCGCGTGCAGAGCCGGCCGGTGGACGGCTCGGCGAAACAGTCGGTCACGATCATCCATCATCCGGACGTGCGGCGCATGCTTGGCACGATGCGCGCGCTGACCGAGGGCGCCCGCGCGCTGGCCTATGTCGCCGCCGCGCACAGCGACCACGCGCATGCGCATCCCGACGAGGCCGAACGCAAGCGCCACCAGGCGATCTACGAGTACCTGGTGCCGGTCGTGAAGGGATGGAGCACCGAGATGGTCAACGAGGTCGCCAGCCTCGGCGTGCAGATCCACGGCGGCATGGGCTTCATCGAGGAGACGGGCGCCGCGCAGTATTACCGCGACGCGCGGATTCTCGCCATCTACGAGGGCACCACGGCGATCCAGGCCAACGACCTGGTCGGCCGTAAGACCGTGCGCGACGGCGGTGCGGTGGCGAAGGCGCTGGCCGCCGCGATCGGCGAGACCGTCGAGGCGCTCGGCGCGCACGACTCGCCGGCCTGTGCCGCGATGCGCCGGCACCTGTCGGAGGGCCTGAAGTCGTTCGAGGCGGTAATCGAGTTCGTCGTCGCGAACACCAAGGGCGATCCCAACGCCGTGTTCCTCGGCAGCGTGCCGTACCTGAAGCTGGCCGGCATCGTGCTGGGCGGCTGGCAGATGGCGCGCGCGCTGCTGGCCGCCGTGCGTCTGCGCGAGCACGATACGGCGTTTTACGACGCGAAGATCGCGATCGCGCAGTTCTATGCGCAGCACGTGCTGGTGCAGGCGCCGGGGATTGCCGCGTCGATCGTCACGGCGAGCGGCACCGACAGCGTGCTCGCGCTGACCGAAGACCAGTTCTGA